One part of the Nymphaea colorata isolate Beijing-Zhang1983 chromosome 8, ASM883128v2, whole genome shotgun sequence genome encodes these proteins:
- the LOC116259222 gene encoding agamous-like MADS-box protein AGL104 isoform X1 yields the protein MGRVKLQIKKIENSTNRQVTFSKRRNGLIKKAYELSILCDIDIALIMFSPSGRLSHFSGKKRIEDVLARYLSLPEQERGGTIKNPEFVMRAIKKLRCESDLTSHLTSPGGANTNVEELQQEIARYQHQIHSAERRLRYFEPDASEITSLAELECYEKFLLDLTAHCSQRMMYLEAQEGMQTSYESQPSDSWLHQSTQVPVQSFLGSDHHLMSLTDHAQGLPEHLVQTSIYDAFSHAGLVPSMEHHHMGGDCPPPPAHLSMKCDSAQLESSTCSSIFPDINRSLPPAVSWQPPYPSPDQLISSLVPTSFPLMQQHGMGEQEVQGVMPQHQQDEATTGLSSLPGTADDATYSNRVADLNME from the exons ATGGGCAGGGTTAAGCTCCAGATTAAAAAAATCGAGAACAGTACCAATCGGCAAGTCACTTTCTCGAAAAGGAGAAATGGGTTGATCAAAAAGGCCTACGAGCTCTCCATCCTTTGTGATATTGATATTGCCCTCATCATGTTCTCGCCGTCCGGCCGGCTCAGTCATTTCTCCGGGAAGAAAAG AATTGAAGATGTCTTGGCTCGTTATCTTAGCTTGCCGGAACAAGAGAGAGGAGG GACAATTAAGAATCCGGAg TTCGTAATGAGGGCAATCAAAAAATTGAGGTGTGAGAGCGATCTTACTTCTCATCTAACAAG TCCAGGAGGTGCCAATACGAACGTAGAG GAGCTGCAACAAGAAATCGCTAGATATCAACACCAAATTCATAGTGCTGAAAGGAGACTAAG ATACTTTGAGCCGGACGCTTCAGAAATAACATCATTGGCCGAGTTGGAATGCTACGAGAAATTTCTTCTGGATTTGACTGCTCATTGTTCACAACGAATG ATGTATTTGGAGGCGCAGGAGGGGATGCAGACCTCCTACGAGAGCCAACCTTCGGATAGTTGGTTGCACCAGAGCACTCAAGTCCCCGTTCAATCTTTTCTGGGATCAGATCACCACTTGATGTCCTTAAc GGATCATGCGCAGGGCTTGCCGGAGCACCTGGTGCAGACGTCCATCTACGATGCATTCTCTCATGCAGGGTTGGTGCCATCCATGGAGCACCACCACATGGGGGGCGACTGCCCTCCTCCTCCGGCCCACCTCTCCATGAAATGCGACAGCGCGCAGCTGGAGAGCAGCACCTGCAGCTCCATCTTCCCCGACATCAACCGTTCCTTACCGCCTGCGGTCAGTTGGCAGCCACCCTACCCGTCGCCCGATCAGCTCATCTCCTCTCTGGTGCCCACCTCCTTCCCTCTCATGCAG CAGCACGGGATGGGAGAGCAGGAGGTGCAGGGAGTTATGCCACAGCACCAGCAGGATGAGGCGACAACTGGTCTCTCCAGCCTACCGGGCACCGCCGATGATGCCACCTACAGCAACCGCGTGGCAGATTTGAACATGGAGTGA
- the LOC116259222 gene encoding agamous-like MADS-box protein AGL104 isoform X2: MGRVKLQIKKIENSTNRQVTFSKRRNGLIKKAYELSILCDIDIALIMFSPSGRLSHFSGKKRIEDVLARYLSLPEQERGGTIKNPEFVMRAIKKLRCESDLTSHLTSPGGANTNVEELQQEIARYQHQIHSAERRLRYFEPDASEITSLAELECYEKFLLDLTAHCSQRMMYLEAQEGMQTSYESQPSDSWLHQSTQVPVQSFLGSDHHLMSLTDHAQGLPEHLVQTSIYDAFSHAGLVPSMEHHHMGGDCPPPPAHLSMKCDSAQLESSTCSSIFPDINRSLPPAVSWQPPYPSPDQLISSLVPTSFPLMQHGMGEQEVQGVMPQHQQDEATTGLSSLPGTADDATYSNRVADLNME, translated from the exons ATGGGCAGGGTTAAGCTCCAGATTAAAAAAATCGAGAACAGTACCAATCGGCAAGTCACTTTCTCGAAAAGGAGAAATGGGTTGATCAAAAAGGCCTACGAGCTCTCCATCCTTTGTGATATTGATATTGCCCTCATCATGTTCTCGCCGTCCGGCCGGCTCAGTCATTTCTCCGGGAAGAAAAG AATTGAAGATGTCTTGGCTCGTTATCTTAGCTTGCCGGAACAAGAGAGAGGAGG GACAATTAAGAATCCGGAg TTCGTAATGAGGGCAATCAAAAAATTGAGGTGTGAGAGCGATCTTACTTCTCATCTAACAAG TCCAGGAGGTGCCAATACGAACGTAGAG GAGCTGCAACAAGAAATCGCTAGATATCAACACCAAATTCATAGTGCTGAAAGGAGACTAAG ATACTTTGAGCCGGACGCTTCAGAAATAACATCATTGGCCGAGTTGGAATGCTACGAGAAATTTCTTCTGGATTTGACTGCTCATTGTTCACAACGAATG ATGTATTTGGAGGCGCAGGAGGGGATGCAGACCTCCTACGAGAGCCAACCTTCGGATAGTTGGTTGCACCAGAGCACTCAAGTCCCCGTTCAATCTTTTCTGGGATCAGATCACCACTTGATGTCCTTAAc GGATCATGCGCAGGGCTTGCCGGAGCACCTGGTGCAGACGTCCATCTACGATGCATTCTCTCATGCAGGGTTGGTGCCATCCATGGAGCACCACCACATGGGGGGCGACTGCCCTCCTCCTCCGGCCCACCTCTCCATGAAATGCGACAGCGCGCAGCTGGAGAGCAGCACCTGCAGCTCCATCTTCCCCGACATCAACCGTTCCTTACCGCCTGCGGTCAGTTGGCAGCCACCCTACCCGTCGCCCGATCAGCTCATCTCCTCTCTGGTGCCCACCTCCTTCCCTCTCATGCAG CACGGGATGGGAGAGCAGGAGGTGCAGGGAGTTATGCCACAGCACCAGCAGGATGAGGCGACAACTGGTCTCTCCAGCCTACCGGGCACCGCCGATGATGCCACCTACAGCAACCGCGTGGCAGATTTGAACATGGAGTGA